The genomic interval TTCCCATTTGATTTGCTCCTTTTGATTCATTAATTTTTTGAACTGACTTAATATGCTTAACTACACAGAAATAATACGAATAAGGGTGAAATTCACAAAAATACTTGGAAACACTTCGAATTAGGCAGAAAAAATGAACGAAGCTATTTTGCACTCAAATGAACCCCCCATTAAATGCAGGGGTTCATGAAAAACGATTCTCTATTCTTGCTTAAGTACGTTCCCGATCTCGGCTTCTTAATCCGATTAAGCCCGTTAAGCCAAGCAAACCAAGCCAGCCCCAATTATTTCTTCTATCGTCTGTTGTCGCATTTGTCCGATAGTTGTTTGCATTCATACCCGTGTTATTTGCTCCATAGCCATCGCCATAGCCATTCATTTGA from Paenibacillus sp. FSL K6-3182 carries:
- a CDS encoding WGxxGxxG family protein, which codes for MKKIYSLLFAFTILSSALCFPAFAEQSNQVDRMTTDNNRMNSYGTNNTTTNQMNGYGDGYGANNTGMNANNYRTNATTDDRRNNWGWLGLLGLTGLIGLRSRDRERT